In Chiloscyllium plagiosum isolate BGI_BamShark_2017 unplaced genomic scaffold, ASM401019v2 scaf_15029, whole genome shotgun sequence, one genomic interval encodes:
- the LOC122546881 gene encoding plectin-like, with the protein MEAGQKKEIAETTQILQQTFISEKELLLKKEKMVEEEKERLERLYEDELKKSQSLKDEQSDQMKKLEDEKHRLQASMEEALRKQKEAEDLVHDKQKELQEMEEKRQQKEKQLAEENRILREQLEAQKKIKEMAPIQQVTVTPVKAISNGRDMVDSAAESEDTKLTFSGLRQPVTAGRLQQAGILSRKQLDKLKKGSVTVQELSQKENLKTYLQGKSCIAGLILEPRNEKLSIYQAMKQGILKPTTATSLLEAQAASGFIIDPIKNKKLPVNEAIKEAVVGPELQEKLLSAERAVTGYRDPYTGNTISLFEAMKKDLISPNHAIRLLQAQMATGGIIDPLNSHRLPLEQGYKQGIIDEKMSKTLPSDTDETKGYFDPNTQEYLTYFQLMDRCQVDPETGLCLLPLTDEAVTHMEGYTTEQTRDIFSTATVSVPSGKYSGKTVTIWELIHSGYFTEEQRRDLIRQYRSGKVTIESIIKYIITIIGESEAKKQLLFDGLRDKVPASELLESKIIDKKTFDGLQKGKAIPEDVGKLDSVKRYLQGSDSIAGVFIEPTKTKMSFYEAMKKNMLSPSTAEALLEAQAGSGFIVDPVKNRTLTVDEAVKEGLVGPELHEKLLSAEKAVTGYTDPYTGRKISLFEAITKDLVSKGNGIRLLEAQIATGGIIDPVHSHRLPVDVAYQRGMFDQEMNKILSAAADDTKGFLDPNTDEDLTYQQLKERCVTDPETGLYLIPIKDSQIPQVVESMVHSEVETREVFENTTVELPEGTLGGKSMSVWEILNSELLTEKERLRLTRDYRSGKITRERLVVVIIEIIQQVEIRRGYEMITFNTFRGKITADQLYSSKIIDMETLNMLKDKRLTVQQVCEMESVRKYLFGTGAISGIYKCAGKEVLTLYHAMKKGLVKPEITDALLEAQAATGFMLDPVKNKRLSVDEAVREGLVGPELHDRLLSAERAVTGYRDPYTGKTISLFQAMKKGLIAKEYVLRLLDAQLVTGGIIDPEYSYHLPLETAYQRGYLDRETYSLLTDPTEGPQGFHDPSTEEPMSYTQLLKRCRVDENSGQRLLTLTDRKRLVFKGLRKQITMEQLVASDIITSSDAAQLLEGEITVEQVSDSIKKYLEGTSCISGVFVEATKERLTIYQAMKKGMIRPGTAFELLEAQAATGYMIDPIKNLKLTVSDAVKMGVVGPEFKDKLLSAERAVTGYRDPYSGELLSLFQAMQKSLILKDHGIRLLESQIATGGIIDPEYSHRLPVEVAYKRGLFDEEMNKILSDPGDDTKGFFDPNTEENLTYLQLKERCVVDSDTGLCLLILKDKKRERKTSSKSSVRKRRVVIVDPETGKEMSVYEAYRKGLIDHQTYTELSEQECEWEEVTISSSDGVVKSVITDKRSGRQYDIDDALSKGLIDQGSLDLYRSGALSITEFADMLSGNMSGFRSRTSSVGSSSSYTSQQASPMRSHMVTWNDPVEETCPVAGILDTDTLEKVSITEAMHRNLVDNISGQRLLEAQACTGGIIDPTTGEKYSVTDAVAHSLVDKIMVDRINLAQKAFNGFEDPRTKTKMSAAQALKKGWLYYEAGQRFLEVQYLTGGLIEPDVTGRVSLDEALQKGTIDARTAQKLRDVGAHTKYITCPKTKLKISYKDAMDRSMIEEGTGLRLLEASSQSTKGFYSPYNVSGAGSSAGSRSGSRTGSRTGSRRGSFDASGSGYSMSFSSSSYTSSSYGRRLASTVPGGREMVTMSMSSRPLPNPDESSVFTQMQLLQVSMM; encoded by the exons ATGGAAGCAGGACAGAAGAAGGAAATTGCTGAGACCACTCAGATCCTTCAACAAACCTTCATCAGTGAGAAAGAGCTTCTGCTAAAGAAGGAGAAGATGGTTGAAGAGGAAAAGGAGAGGTTAGAGCGACTTTATGAAGATGAATTGAAGAAATCCCAATCCCTGAAGGACGAGCAAAGTGAccaaatgaagaaactggaggaTGAGAAACACAGGCTTCAGGCCAGTATGGAGGAGGCATTGAGAAAgcaaaaggaggcagaggatttggTTCACGATAAACAAAAGGAAttgcaggaaatggaagagaagagACAGCAGAAAGAGAAGCAGCTGGCTGAGGAGAACCGGATCCTGAGagagcaactggaagctcagaaaAAGATCAAAGAGATGGCTCCAATTCAACAAGTAACAGTCACTCCAGTGAAAGCCATTTCCAATGGCAGAGACATGGTGGACTCTGCTGCAGAAAGTGAAGACACCAAACTGACGTTTAGTGGCCTTCGTCAGCCAGTGACAGCTGGTCGTCTACAGCAGGCTGGCATCTTGAGCAGGAAACAGTTGGACAAACTGAAGAAAGGTTCGGTAACAGTACAGGAACTGTCCCAAAAAGAAAACCTGAAGACTTATCTGCAGGGCAAGAGCTGCATTGCTGGTCTCATCCTTGAGCCTAGAAATGAGAAACTTAGCATCTATCAGGCAATGAAACAGGGAATATTGAAGCCTACAACAGCCACAAGCCTGCTGGAGGCCCAGGCAGCTTCTGGTTTCATCATTGACCCCATCAAAAACAAGAAGCTGCCAGTCAATGAGGCCATTAAGGAAGCTGTGGTTGGACCAGAACTTCAGGAAAAGCTGCTGTCTGCAGAGAGGGCGGTGACTGGTTACAGGGATCCCTACACGGGAAACACCATCTCCCTGTTCGAAGCAATGAAGAAAGACCTCATCAGTCCAAACCATGCAATCCGTTTACTGCAAGCTCAGATGGCGACTGGTGGCATCATTGACCCTTTGAACAGCCATCGTCTACCCTTGGAGCAGGGCTATAAGCAAGGCATCATTGATGAGAAAATGAGCAAAACACTTCCCAGTGACACTGATGAAACCAAAGGGTATTTTGACCCCAATACCCAAGAGTACCTTACTTATTTCCAACTGATGGACAGGTGTCAAGTGGACCCGGAGACTGGACTCTGTCTGTTACCATTGACAGATGAAGCAGTGACACACATGGAGGGTTATACAACAGAACAAACACGTGACATCTTCAGCACAGCCACAGTGTCTGTCCCATCCGGAAAATACTCTGGTAAAACAGTCACCATCTGGGAATTGATACACTCCGGGTATTTCACTGAGGAACAACGTCGGGACCTTATCCGACAGTACAGATCAGGAAAAGTCACCATCGAAAGCATCATCAAATACATCATTACAATTATTGGTGAGAGTGAAGCTAAAAAACAGCTTCTGTTTGATGGTCTGAGAGACAAGGTTCCTGCCAGTGAGTTACTCGAATCGAAGATCATTGACAAGAAGACATTTGATGGGCTTCAGAAGGGAAAAGCAATACCAGAAGATGTTGGCAAGTTAGATTCAGTGAAGAGGTACCTGCAGGG GTCAGACAGTATCGCTGGAGTGTTTATTGAACCAACAAAGACAAAGATGAGCTTTTACGAAGCAATGAAGAAGAATATGTTGAGTCCAAGCACAGCAGAGGCCTTGCTGGAAGCTCAGGCAGGTTCAGGGTTTATTGTTGACCCTGTGAAGAATCGAACCCTCACTGTCGACGAGGCAGTTAAAGAAGGTCTGGTAGGCCCAGAGCTCCACGAGAAGCTTCTGTCAGCAGAGAAAGCTGTGACTGGGTACACTGACCCTTACACTGGCCGCAAGATCTCCTTATTTGAAGCGATCACGAAGGATCTTGTGTCGAAGGGTAATGGGATCCGTCTCCTTGAGGCACAGATTGCCACAGGAGGCATCATTGACCCTGTGCACAGTCACCGACTGCCTGTCGATGTGGCCTACCAACGAGGAATGTTTGATCAGGAGATGAACAAGATTCTGTCTGCTGCTGCCGATGACACCAAAGGGTTCCTGGACCCTAACACTGATGAAGACCTCACCTATCAGCAGCTAAAGGAGAGGTGCGTAACAGATCCAGAGACTGGACTCTACCTCATCCCAATAAAGGACAGCCAGATTCCCCAGGTGGTTGAAAGTATGGTGCACAGTGAGGTTGAAACAAGGGAGGTATTTGAGAACACGACTGTGGAGCTTCCTGAAGGCACACTTGGTGGGAAATCCATGAGCGTTTGGGAGATCCTGAACTCTGAGTTACTTACTGAGAAAGAGCGGCTCAGGTTAACAAGAGACTATCGTTCAGGAAAGATTACACGTGAGCGTTTGGTTGTGGTAATTATTGAGATTATTCAGCAGGTGGAAATCCGCAGAGGCTATGAAATGATTACATTTAATACTTTCAGgggtaagatcacagctgatcagctTTATTCCTCCAAAATTATTGACATGGAAACACTGAATATGCTGAAGGACAAGCGATTAACTGTGCAGCAAGTCTGTGAGATGGAGTCAGTCAGGAAGTACCTGTTTGGAACAGGAGCTATAAGTGGGATTTATAAATGTGCTGGGAAGGAAGTGTTAACATTATACCACGCAATGAAGAAGGGTTTGGTGAAACCTGAGATAACTGATGCTCTGTTGGAAGCGCAGGCTGCCACTGGCTTCATGTTGGACCCGGTGAAGAATAAGAGGCTGTCTGTAGATGAGGCAGTGAGAGAAGGTCTCGTGGGTCCTGAGCTCCATGACAGACTGCTTTCAGCTGAACGAGCAGTCACTGGCTACCGAGACCCTTATACTGGGAAGACCATCTCACTTTTCCAAGCCATGAAGAAAGGCCTCATTGCGAAGGAGTATGTGCTGAGGCTACTGGATGCCCAGTTAGTCACAGGTGGCATTATTGACCCAGAATACAGCTACCACCTTCCTCTGGAGACGGCCTACCAGCGTGGCTATCTTGACCGCGAGACATACAGCCTGCTGACAGATCCCACAGAGGGGCCCCAAGGCTTTCATGACCCCAGCACTGAAGAACCCATGAGTTACACTCAGCTGCTGAAGCGGTGCAGGGTCGATGAAAACTCAGGCCAGCGCCTGCTGACTCTGACGGACAGGAAGAGGTTGGTCTTTAAAGGTCTCCGTAAACAGATCACAATGGAGCAACTTGTTGCGTCAGATATCATCACAAGTTCTGATGCTGCACAGTTACTGGAAGGTGAAATCACTGTGGAACAAGTCAGCGACAGCATCAAGAAATACTTGGAAGGTACCAGTTGTATTTCAGGAGTGTTTGTTGAAGCTACCAAAGAGCGATTAACCATTTACCAAGCCATGAAGAAAGGTATGATTCGACCTGGAACAGCCTTTGAGTTGTTGGAGGCTCAAGCAGCAACTGGTTACATGATTGATCCCATTAAAAATTTAAAGTTAACAGTGAGTGATGCTGTGAAAATGGGAGTGGTGGGTCCAGAGTTTAAGGATAAACTTCTCTCGGCTGAGAGAGCAGTTACTGGTTACAGAGATCCTTACTCAGGTGAACTGCTGTCTCTGTTTCAAGCCATGCAGAAAAGTCTGATTCTGAAAGATCATGGGATTCGTCTGTTGGAATCGCAGATTGCTACGGGTGGGATCATTGACCCAGAGTACAGTCATCGCCTGCCTGTTGAGGTGGCCTACAAACGAGGCCTGTTTGATGAAGAGATGAACAAGATCCTGTCAGACCCAGGTGACGACACAAAGGGCTTCTTCGATCCAAACACTGAGGAAAACCTCACCTACCTGCAGCTGAAGGAGCGTTGCGTGGTCGATTCTGATACTGGCCTCTGTTTACTCATTCTGAAAGATaagaagagagaaaggaagacTTCATCCAAGTCATCTGTTCGCAAACGGCGAGTGGTCATTGTGGATCCTGAAACTGGCAAAGAGATGTCTGTTTATGAGGCTTATCGTAAAGGACTCATTGATCATCAGACTTACACAGAGCTTTCTGAACAGGAATGTGAATGGGAGGAGGTGACAATCTCTTCATCAGATGGTGTGGTGAAGTCAGTCATCACTGACAAACGATCAGGAAGACAGTACGATATCGATGATGCACTGTCCAAAGGGCTGATTGATCAGGGTTCTTTAGACCTGTATCGCTCTGGAGCGTTATCCATCACGGAATTTGCTGATATGTTGTCAGGAAACATGAGTGGGTTCCGTTCAAGGACTTCCTCAGTTGGCTCCTCATCTTCGTACACAAGCCAACAAGCAAGTCCCATGAGAAGTCACATGGTTACATGGAATGATCCAGTGGAGGAGACGTGTCCAGTTGCTGGCATCTTGGACACAGATACTCTTGAGAAAGTCTCCATCACAGAAGCCATGCATCGTAACTTGGTGGACAACATCAGTGGTCAGAGGTTACTGGAGGCCCAGGCCTGTACAGGTGGAATCATTGATCCCACTACAGGAGAGAAGTATTCAGTCACCGATGCTGTTGCTCACTCCCTTGTAGACAAGATCATGGTGGACAGGATCAACCTGGCTCAGAAAGCATTCAATGGATTTGAAGATCCAAGAACCAAGACAAAAATGTCCGCTGCTCAGGCCTTGAAGAAAGGCTGGTTATATTACGAAGCAGGCCAGAGATTCTTGGAGGTACAGTATCTGACTGGTGGACTGATTGAACCTGATGTCACTGGACGAGTCTCTCTGGATGAAGCTTTACAAAAAGGCACCATCGATGCCCGTACTGCCCAGAAACTGAGGGATGTTGGAGCTCATACGAAATATATAACCTGTCCCAAAACAAAGCTGAAGATTTCCTACAAGGATGCAATGGACCGATCGATGATTGAAGAAGGGACAGGCTTGCGTTTGCTTGAAGCATCATCACAATCGACCAAAGGTTTCTATAGTCCCTACAACGTCAGCGGAGCTGGCTCATCCGCAGGTTCTCGATCAGGTTCAAGAACTGGTTCTAGAACAGGCTCCAGACGAGGAAGCTTTGACGCGTCAGGATCTGGTTACTCCATGTCCTTCTCATCATCCTCATACACGTCGTCCAGTTACGGCCGCAGATTGGCCTCCACTGTTCCTGGAGGGCGGGAGATGGTGACCATGTCCATGAGCTCTCGGCCACTCCCTAACCCAGACGAGAGCTCCGTGTTTACACAGATGCAGCTTCTACAAGTGTCGATGATGTAG